A stretch of DNA from Solea solea chromosome 11, fSolSol10.1, whole genome shotgun sequence:
TCTCATCCAAGGTCACAATGAACAACCCAAACGGGTTTAACTTCACATGAGACACTGAGTCCTGcaactttgtttcctgtttgtcattttacttttttttgtcattttttgtcaTATGTCCATATTTTTATAAAGAAAAGTTCCAGGTAtattacatgtatgtgtatctgTAGATCACGACTCATGATGTTTGTGTATCTGTACTAAAAtcattaataaatacaaaacaatgtaCACTGCTTTGCTTCATTTATGTTCCTCTGTCGACTGCCTGTTCtccaataaatgtttatttaactttGAAACAGTGGTTGAAATCAGGCACTTGAAGTGTGAAATATATATTATCTACGGGTTTTTTATAGaaatactttttatttgcatatttattttttgtctgtgCATACTGCCTCTTTTTTATTCCTGTTGTGCTGTGTGCCATTGCAACGTAATTTCATTTTGATGTGAAtccaaatgacaaataaagtctaagtctaagaagaagaagccagGGGCAATACAGATAAAACCTGTTCAACGTGAActacacagtttaaaaaaatacttgaaACAAAAAGTTGCCTCCTCACAGTTCTTCTTAACCCTGGTGTCAGACCTGGATATGACTGAGCACAGCTGTGggtattgttttctttttaaaggagAAGTCTAAACCTGTTGTGAGCTCAGAGCGGCTCTTTTATGTCGTTTACAGAAACAAAAAGGGAACAAGGAAGTCAATGAGTGCTTTGTCGAGGTTTATTTATGTGCTGGTGTTTGAGAACAGGTAGAAAAgaatgaggaagtctggaggatcacaaaaaagagaacacacacacacacacacacagagactcacaccTCACCTACACATGTATCAACTGAGGCtttgaaaatgcatttttaaccTCTGGTTTTTGCTCTCTTTCAATATTAATGGACTCTGCATTGTTCCTGAATCAGCCTGAAAGTCCACGCGCTGTGGATTCTCCGTCAGGGATGGCGACTAAGAGCTGCTCTGAGAACATGTTGAAGTTCATCTGTGAGTTTAAAGCCACGTTTGCTCCATCTCTGTCGGGTGGTGATGAGGAATTCAACGCTCAGAATACGGAGTGTGAGACGGTGTCGGTCATCTTACCGGCACAGTGCAGCATTTACCAGCTGCGGATCCGCATCTGCATGGAGGTAGGAATACTACTGTTCcttttattatacatatatgtatccATATTCAAATAGAAAACTATAATTTAGAATGATGTTGGAGTGAGCGTGATGGGATTGTACTGAGAGTTTAGCAGGACAGAGTTATGTATCCTATTTAAATagactttttttacatttccaaacacacaaactttcaCAAATCAgagtaacaataacaaaataaatataatagtaACTTCCCTGTATGTATAAATGAATgcagaaaacataaataaacaacagataAGGGAGTCCTAGTCTTGATACATAAGCTTTAAGAATTAAGTCCACCATTTTAGGCCAAACTTAAAGCACTAGTATGTTTTTGTTAGGATAGTAGGATTGTATAAAGTACTTATACACAGTCAGCATCTTGAGTTCTTGATTCACTATTTTCTCCGTCATCAAATTCACATGTGCgattttgtgactttgacatataaaatcctttgtttaacacaaactgaccaaaggAGGCAACAGTAGATCAGCAGCTGCCATGTCACCACAAGTTAAAACGTCAATCTTtttgtatggactttggtgcagagtgGAAGACTTACCAACTTTAATTTCCAGGCAAAACATATTGTGAAGTGGtgaaataaagtggcaaacGTACTCTTAAGATTCAGAATTCTGGTACAATTCAGCCTTTATACGTCTTAACACACATCTTAACTctatttgtcaaatgttgtaTCGTTGCCTTTAGGCCCAGGAAAATAACTGCCACCCAGATCCACTTGCAATCCTTGACCCAGAGAGGTACACTCTGCTGTATGCTCGGGGGGACGACTGGTACGAGGCCTACGATGACTGCCAGGTGGTCAGGACGTTAGACATTCCGTGGTCACGCGACGACACTGGGCGCCTGACCGCACATATCGTGGTAAAACCCCTGGTGGCGGTCGATTCGGAGGtggagaagaagcagcagcagtgtctggCGTACCTGATCGGACACAACCTGGAGAAAGAGGCATCCGACAGACTCGGTGAGCTCACGTTCACCCGCAGGAAACTGGCATCACCGAGAAGACAGGAGCTAAAAAGCCGCGATGACAAGTGGTACGCCACAGAGCCGTGGGTAACATGTGTCCCAGTTCCGTCTGAGCTGGAGGACCGGCTAAAGAGAAAGCTTCGGGTTACGTTCCATTACATGAACAAAATCAGCTTCAGCATAGATGTTGATTTTAGTGCAACACCAGATGTTCTCCTCAATGTCTTTAGAAGCGTGACGGCAGACCAAGGTATTGATATCGACTCCTCTGAAAGTCTGGCCTTAAAGGTCACAGGGAGGGAAGAGTTTTTATCCGGAGACAATGTCCTAAGGGATTTCCTCTGGGTTCGACATTGCCTGAAAACCAATCAAGACGTTAACGTCTCTGTGATTCCCGTGTCACAGCTCGCAGACGAGACTGTCAAGTTCAAGGACTGGCCGCTCGTCGACGGTTTCAGTGGCAAGTTCAGCTCCCATGATGATCTCTGCCTTGAGGGGAAGGACTTGGACGACATCTTCATGATATCTCTGTGGGACTGCGACAGAAAACTCAGGGTCAAGTTGCTTGGCTTCGACGTACCAAACCTTCCCAGCAAATGCCCCCAGGCTGTTTACGTGGAGGCCTCTATACTTTATGGCAGCAAGgttctctcttctgtctcctccACGCCCAAGGCCTTCGCAGATGAAGTGCTGTGGAATGAATGGCTGGAGTTTGATGTTCTACTCAGGGATCTGCCACGTGGAGCCAAGCTGGGTTTCACCATTATAGCTAGTGGTACTGACGTCTCGCCAATGACCAAGGACTCAGGGGAGGGGAAGGATCTCTACTTTGTTAACCTTCTTCTCATAGACCACAGGTGCGTTTTTCAAGCATATTTCTTGACCTTCAGTACTCAGCTGTAGGCAGCTAGATTTTCTTGAGTTAagtttgaagatgtttcacctttAATCCAAGAAATATTTAGCCACTGAAAACAGGGCACAACAAACTCTGTAACCGATTTTCAACgatttaatcctgagaaagcacagaatGGACAATCCGGGCTTTAGTCAGTCATTCTGTCTAGGAGGTGTACATGGATTCGTCCACATTGAGTCCACATCTCATGCAAAAAACCCTTGTGGACCTGTGCACATAGACGGGTGTGGAAAACATGTCCTGAGAGTTGATCTTTAGATTCTGTTGTTAGTTATAGCTGAAATCTATTACAAATATTcctaaattgtgtatttttgtcaGTGTAAATCACTCTGCACTCGATCGTACCTGCAGGTCTGTTCTAAGCCAGGGCCCCTACACCCTTCACATGTGGGCCTACCCTGGTCTGCATGAAGAAGCCATCACCTACCAGGCAGATAAACTGTCCTCCGCGACCAACCCTGATGTAGTTGACTCCATGGCGATCAGCTTCTTTCTGGACCGCTACAGCTTCCCTGTGGTACAGCCAAACAGCTTCAGTTCCTCTGAATGTTCTGGTAGTCCCACCTCCAGCCTCTCTCCAACAGAATCAACTTCCCCCTCTACTAGACCTCCTTCTGCATCCTCCTCCCCCCATTCCATGCTCTCCAGCAGAGAGTTCCCCTCTCTGCACGTGGAAACTCATCCGTCAACTGACTCTAAACTTCTCAGATCCCGCACCACAGTCTCCAGTTCTAACAGACCTTGTCTAAGAAGGTTCCGGGAGGAGAGCATCCGCTACGCCTCCAACCTACCCCACTACCTACGCAATGTTGATTGGATGGACCATGGCGTGGTTGAGGATGTCCACTGGCTCCTGGGGAAGTGGGATCCCGGGGACCTGGACGTCACGTTGGCCCTGCAGCTGTTGAGCATGGACTTTGCTGACGAGATAGTCAGGAGACTTGCAGTCAAGAGATTAGAGAGCTTGTCCAATGACGAAGTTCTGAGGTATTTGCTGCAACTGGTGCAGGTACGTGTTTGTATTGATCTGAAGCTGTGGAAGAAAACTAAATCTGTGAATGTACTTGCACTTTGGCAGCAACAAATCCATATTAATGCTACTGGTAAAGGTCCATAATGTAAAATAtgggagggtttattggcataAATGAGGAAACTACCCaaaagcatgtttgtgtgtgtataatcactttaacaAAAAGTATTTTGGTTTCAGCTTGACATCACCTTTAAATGTTCACAGGAATCATAGaggacattttaaacaaaattcaTGTTTAAATTAAGATTGTTGTACACTGTACAGCAGCAATGTTGGAATTGTTCCACATAGACAACTTGTTTGTAattattgtatttcttttttataatggACTATGAAGATACACTATATGGGATTAGCAATGTTTAAAATTGTCATTGTTTATTCACACAGACCTTAAAAGTGGAGCCTTACCACGACAGTTTCCTCGCTCGCTACCTCATTCAGAGAGCTTTGAGGGTGAGTCACACAGCACCAGACCACCTATGACAATGTCTTTCTGaattattatttacagtaaCTATACAAGTTGAAGCTGATACTTATCCCTGGAAACACAGCTGACACAAGGAAGAACCAGAATACTAGCTTAATTTCATACtttcttctgcttttttctGCTTTAACTTGACAAAAGACGACAGAAAACTAAGTCAGTGATTTGACATGACAGCATGcagaagttgttgatccacagtTCAAATTTTCAGATTTATCATTTTGTGACTCTGATGTTTGAAAGGttttattcagatttacctAAATTGTTCAAACAAGGTAGcattagaccagcagctcccatgtgtgtgtgagccaaaATCCACTGTGTTTTCCATAGAGGAAatgatttcctctatggactttggtgtgggagtgtgaAAGGTTTACAAATGTCATGATGTGTCCAATGGTGTGATAAAGCAATGAAcaaattctttattttttatgggGCAAATTGTATTTGGTGAGCATTGTATTATGTGGTCAAATGTGGTCACACGTCTTTCACCACAGAGCAAAAGAATCGGCCACTTCTTCTTCTGGTACGTGCGCAGTGAAGTGGCCGGATGCCCGTATTTCCGCCAACGTATGGCCGTGATACTGGAAGCCTATCTGCTGGGCTGTGGTCAGGCGATGCTCGACAGCTTCACACAGCAGGTCCAAGCTGTGATGGCCCTACAGGAGGTCGCCATCACAATCAAGAAACTCTTCCCTGACAGGAACGACCTTTGCCCTGCAGGTGGGAGCATGTTTATGGgtctctgtatttatatactgtactttaagAATGTCCTCGTTAAAGCTGCATTAGTTTTAAATATGAGCATGTATGAGTCCATGAGATTCTAACCAAAGGTCAAGGGGCAGAAGACAGAATGAAttatgtgtttccatcatggttcggtttggtttggtttggaatggtaaagtccttGTGtgtcgactgagaacagtacctttacttgtgCGGTGTGGGCTGTTCCCGATAGCCGCGTCAGTGAGGTACGTAGTGTGACGTCGTAGCATGATGTCATACCAGGGTAACAATGATGGAGGACATCCAACAGCTCTTTTTCCATGAGGTGTTTACACGGTTGCTTGGGATTAGGGGTGAGAATTGATAGGTTTTTATCAATATCAATGCCATTGTCGATTCTGCCTATCAATCCAATTCCTTATCAATTCTCTTATCGATTCCCAAAATGATGTATGCACAAGACTGTGAACATACTGAACAACACCATGACAAGATTTGGTGTAGAAAGAAAATCTAGTCTAAATAATTGAGActgatacaataaataaaaaacaggaataGAAATGTAATAATTGCTAAATGCTTCATGCTAAATTACAGCTTAACGCTCCTTTTCTAAAGAGGGATAAACAATGTAAATGAAACAGTGAACATAACTACATCCACTTTAGATAAATAGGCATGAAAATAACGCTACTGTAAGCTTGTCACAGTACACTTAATGAACATCGGCAATGCTTATGTAAGAATACAAGCTTTTCGGGGAGGATTCTTGAGGGCATATTAAATGAATATGAACATTAGTAAAGTTACGTTACTGTCGTCAACGGAGGTCGCAGTGGAGCTTTGACCACAAACGTTAGCACTCGTACGCAGGCGGTCAAACACATGACATTCTTGGTACTTAATGCCATGCTGGGTTGACATGTTGCGAGTATTTGCCCCCTTACACCATATTAACGCATTGCGCTGATGACAAGGGGCAGAAttttcttcctgtttggtgaAATGTACCGCTTGGGTTTTCTCCGgatcctcccacagtccaaaaacctgcagatttagggattagaTAATCTGGACACtctaagtgtgtgagtgagtgtgagtggatgtGTCCCTGTACAGAGACCgtccatgtggaggataaagcagcaaatgGATGAATGGTGTCTCACACACAGGGATGAGGTCCGTCCAGGGTTTCACACACATCACCACTGCAGCATTTAATTCCCTTGTGTTTTGCTCGGCTTAGTCTTTCATCCACAGCAGAAGCTTAACCATTGATTTCCCAGGTTTACTTTATTGGTTTCAGCTCACCTCAGACTTCAGGAGCTTCTGAGAAACTGTGACCTGCCAAATGAATTCCTGTTGCCCTTTGACCCTCGCATCAAAGTTGGGATGATCATGGTAAGATGTCTTTCTTTATGAGGTCcaattttttctctttgtggggacattttgaccttgtggggacattttattgtttggctttttcagggttaagggttaggtaaTCCATTATGTCAAGGAGGGTCCTccctaagatataaaaacaagtttgtgtgtgtatacatgtctTAAATAAACTGGTTTTACAGTGAGGGTCAAGGGTCAGGATCTAGGGAATGCAtcatgtctatgagtgtccacacgaAGATACTGATTTTATTGTGGAAAAGATTTTCAACAAagaaaccagcatgtgtgtgtgtgtgtgtgtttgtgtgtgtacacaagtgAGACTGGAGAGAAAAACTAGGTCAAATAGTGTTTTGTTAATTCCTCTGACGTCCACAAGAGGCGATAGAGTTCCACATTAGGTGAAGAACATTTAGTGGATCCAAACGACTGGTGCTCTTAGTGAATCAGTGGCCATGTTTGAAGCCTGTCACGTGACAGAGGCTCTTCTCTTTTGTGACCTGTTCCTGAACGCAGCTGGACAAATGCAAAGTGATGGCCTCCAAGAAGAAGCCTCTGTGGCTGGAGTTCTCTCCCATGCCGTCACCGACCTCCACTCCACCTGTGGGAATCATCTTCAAACAGGGAGACGACCTGAGGCAGGACATGCTGGTCATTCAGGTCAGCGACATGTTTCGCTCACTGTTTTGTAAATACTTGTACTTAGTAACTTACTAATGTTGTGGTTTTTCTGTAAATACATTGTCCTGTGCAGACTCTGGTGATGATGGATTCTATCTGGCAGGAGAAATCCCTGGACCTTAATCTCATTCCATACGGCTGCATCTCCACGGGACACAACATTGGTATTTACATgaacacagtttaaagtttaGAGATGCATTTCTAATGAATTATCacagattcaaagtgtttattgtcatgtaTACAATAAGAAGACATGACATTATGAATGAAGCCTCTGCTCAACAGGAATGATCGAGATTGTGAGGAACGCTGTGACCATCGCCGCGGTGCAGAGGAGTCACGGCGGCTCAGCTTCCGTTTTTAAAAATGACGCTCTGTTCGAGTGGCTCAAGTCCAAGTGTCCACTGCAGGAAATTGTGAGTGAAACTCCCCCTGTTTCCTATGAGAGATTTGGACACAGACCTGGTTATAGTACAAGTAcactttatacatatatacatatg
This window harbors:
- the si:rp71-17i16.5 gene encoding phosphatidylinositol 4,5-bisphosphate 3-kinase catalytic subunit gamma isoform, yielding MDSALFLNQPESPRAVDSPSGMATKSCSENMLKFICEFKATFAPSLSGGDEEFNAQNTECETVSVILPAQCSIYQLRIRICMEAQENNCHPDPLAILDPERYTLLYARGDDWYEAYDDCQVVRTLDIPWSRDDTGRLTAHIVVKPLVAVDSEVEKKQQQCLAYLIGHNLEKEASDRLGELTFTRRKLASPRRQELKSRDDKWYATEPWVTCVPVPSELEDRLKRKLRVTFHYMNKISFSIDVDFSATPDVLLNVFRSVTADQGIDIDSSESLALKVTGREEFLSGDNVLRDFLWVRHCLKTNQDVNVSVIPVSQLADETVKFKDWPLVDGFSGKFSSHDDLCLEGKDLDDIFMISLWDCDRKLRVKLLGFDVPNLPSKCPQAVYVEASILYGSKVLSSVSSTPKAFADEVLWNEWLEFDVLLRDLPRGAKLGFTIIASGTDVSPMTKDSGEGKDLYFVNLLLIDHRSVLSQGPYTLHMWAYPGLHEEAITYQADKLSSATNPDVVDSMAISFFLDRYSFPVVQPNSFSSSECSGSPTSSLSPTESTSPSTRPPSASSSPHSMLSSREFPSLHVETHPSTDSKLLRSRTTVSSSNRPCLRRFREESIRYASNLPHYLRNVDWMDHGVVEDVHWLLGKWDPGDLDVTLALQLLSMDFADEIVRRLAVKRLESLSNDEVLRYLLQLVQTLKVEPYHDSFLARYLIQRALRSKRIGHFFFWYVRSEVAGCPYFRQRMAVILEAYLLGCGQAMLDSFTQQVQAVMALQEVAITIKKLFPDRNDLCPAAHLRLQELLRNCDLPNEFLLPFDPRIKVGMIMLDKCKVMASKKKPLWLEFSPMPSPTSTPPVGIIFKQGDDLRQDMLVIQTLVMMDSIWQEKSLDLNLIPYGCISTGHNIGMIEIVRNAVTIAAVQRSHGGSASVFKNDALFEWLKSKCPLQEIHYETVERFVKSCAGYCVATYVLGIGDRHNDNIMITDQGNLFHIDFGHILGNTKHFFGMNRERVPFVLTPDFLYVMGRVKGRNSLYFGRFRDTCLQAYLSLRSHSGLLVTLFSLMLLTGIPELSHAKDIHYLQEALQVEQNEAEAKEHFLQQILVCEQKGWQVQANWWIHLMANTK